One genomic region from Carettochelys insculpta isolate YL-2023 chromosome 4, ASM3395843v1, whole genome shotgun sequence encodes:
- the TET2 gene encoding methylcytosine dioxygenase TET2, giving the protein MEQDRTNHVDGNRLNPFLIPHPSHVCHVEPMMVKLQNGSPLTENTPAEVNGDHKSLLFKNSYGIPHVKGNPNNRTSPDLLQEKRAYSKYMQNGGIKRTFSEPSLYGLHQNKKVKQDEEVNGEQVEPRENSEKTNVSNSFTEKKSVSFTERENAASDFTQSSKDNCDGAEIPDDLQIQNEQERENITCHNKDIVLLLKNKAVPMPNGATVSASSMENMRGELLEKTLSQYYPDHVSIAMQKNTSHINAINSQATSELSYKTTHSSHTSGQIISPQTSNSDLPQVPAVVATEVYNMQDSSKPPVLPDSYSLQKSELQQQKLGYDTYQLLIRNSSVHRNTGQVPNQDLALSSSSNLQAQNNSLEGVSEQAEENGALFKHNSMFKKNSFTPPPPTPEMNSTLSTGVTEGHHPYDNRNIETLPREVKNEGQQEQLKSRSPDLAQQAPNPPQKPEVSQQDGNESDLPTAMMTSVQQCTKEIKPTPEPHIQNLQVVGSNGELQQNSQLFLRQKEQEIPPEKGKDQAKQLTHYPKTGWIELISTHFHHRDSPQKPSEALLRSILQFQANPMKQMHSNQYTGNPDTLKSPSGQLHSQKIIHQEQMPQLCKSEAAQRQLHPVADQQLQFQKHSPQPQLTKVNSLVKAHGQQHHEQQLHFQARQEQTEQHLGTQLKQQPLNPQTTENEQFLQSNILQQMLKKQAQLPHSPQLTLNQQQQQQALQMKSSKELSQTLSHPHSNSEQQLDGASYTQLKLEECFQAENRYIKIAELPPSPQLGLEQEQSVNSKSSLYTQILKTNTHLQRPGHVHLITEKKENPLNAELLGVNKMQDLQYTPYYPNSMAPKQDGHLCFQEQVHQTQQASVTQLPLQQPDGCGGDLKQGVSSQQPTVIQQRYLPHSQHALPQNQRGCPPLSQLHKEFQNHAALKWHLLQKREQQTPQQPKSEICPAVMRKPIKVEAGSKSNVCLHQATGQLENKTWKKTIKQENQHFACENMQQKSIIETMEQQLKQIQVKSLFDHKALTIKSPKHVKVETAGPITILSRNATAAEFDSHTSAIDQQAISSTEKTPTKRTAGSVLNNFLESPSKLLDTPVKNLLDTPVKTQYDFPSCSCVEQIIEKDEGPFYTHLGAGPNVAAIREIMEERFGQKGKAIRIERVVYTGKEGKSSQGCPIAKWVVRRSSDEEKLLCLVRERAGHTCETAVIVILILVWEGISLSLADKLYSELTDTLRKYGTLTNRRCALNEERTCACQGLDPETCGASFSFGCSWSMYYNGCKFARSKVPRKFKLLGDDPKEEEKLESNLQNLSTLMAPTYKKLAPDAYNNQIEYEHRAPECRLGLKEGRPFSGVTACLDFCAHAHRDLHNMQNGSTLVCTLTREDNREIGQMPEDEQLHVLPLYKISDVDEFGSIEGQEEKKRNGSIQVLSSFKRKVRMLAEPVKTCRQKKLEAKKAAAEKLSSLENSSSKTEKDKSAVARNKQASSEAVGHAKQLADLLRLSGPATLQHQQHQQYTLANSPQSKSINSYTGSGPGNLYMRLSNSANGYPSSSYSSDLYGGSNPMNLYTTSSQSAGSYLNSSNPMNPYTGSLSQNNQYPPYQCNGNMSIDNCPSYLGSYPSQPQHLDLYRYQSQDSLSKLSLPPIHTLYQHRLGNNQSFSPKYLNYGNQNMQVDSFSNCANRPNVHHAGSFSPYSTQEADSHFMDVASRLKSNFSNPSVDYTSINKNGEHHRHTPSHLVHEYHSASSIFSGPHSLQLQNKDSEMTSHLVNGLSNMLPGLNYDRTTPQHGLNKMDSLNPEKAEDPDEVWSDSEHSFLDPDIGGVAVAPSHGSILIECAKRELHATTPLKNPNRNHPTRISLVFYQHKSMNEPKHGLALWEAKMAEKAREKEEECEKYGPDYVPQKSYGKKSKREPAESHESSEPTYVRFVKSLAQRTMSVTTNSTVTTSPYAFTRVTGPYNRYI; this is encoded by the exons ATGGAACAGGATAGAACCAACCATGTTGATGGCAATAGATTGAATCCATTTTTAATACCACATCCCTCTCATGTTTGCCATGTTGAGCCTATGATGgtaaagctgcagaatggaagtCCGTTAACAGAGAACACCCCTGCTGAAGTAAATGGTGACCATAAGAGCCTACTTTTTAAGAACAGCTATGGAATACCTCATGTGAAGGGAAACCCAAATAACCGAACCAGCCCTGACCTCCTACAGGAAAAGAGAGCGTATTCCAAGTATATGCAAAATGGTGGGATAAAACGCACTTTTAGTGAGCCTTCTCTGTATGGCCTTCATCAGAACAAGAAAGTTAAACAAGATGAAGAGGTAAATGGTGAACAAGTTGAGCCAAGAGAAAACAGTGAAAAAACAAACGTCTCCAATTCATTCACTGAGAAGAAATCTGTGAGTTTTACTGAACGAGAAAATGCAGCTTCTGATTTTACACAATCTTCAAAGGACAACTGTGATGGTGCAGAAATTCCTGACGATCTCCAGATTCAGAATGAGCAAGAGAGGGAAAACATTACTTGCCACAACAAGGACATTGTCTTACTACTTAAGAACAAGGCAGTGCCAATGCCTAATGGTGCTACAGTTTCTGCCTCTTCCATGGAAAACATGCGTGGTGAACTCCTGGAAAAAACACTGTCTCAATATTATCCAGACCATGTTTCCATTGCAATGCAGAAAAACACATCTCACATAAATGCCATTAACAGTCAGGCTACTAGTGAGTTGTCCTATAAGACAACACATTCATCCCATACCTCAGGGCAGATCATTTCCCCACAGACCTCAAACTCTGACCTGCCTCAAGTGCCAGCTGTAGTGGCTACTGAGGTCTACAATATGCAAGACTCCAGTAAACCACCTGTATTACCAGATAGCTATTCACTTCAAAAATCAGAACTACAGCAACAAAAACTAGGCTATGATACATACCAGTTACTCATCAGAAACAGTAGTGTTCACAGAAATACGGGGCAGGTACCCAACCAAGATCTCGCTCTAAGTTCTAGCAGTAATCTGCAAGCTCAAAACAATAGCCTGGAAGGGGTTTCAGAGCAAGCAGAAGAAAATGGTGCTTTGTTTAAACACAACTCAATGTTCAAGAAGAATTCcttcactcctcctcctccaactccAGAAATGAACAGCACTTTGTCCACTGGGGTTACAGAAGGGCATCACCCCTATGACAACAGAAATATTGAAACTCTTCCTAGGGAAGTGAAGAATGAAGGGCAACAGGAGCAACTGAAGTCCAGGAGTCCTGACCTTGCCCAGCAAGCACCTAACCCACCACAGAAGCCTGAGGTGTCGCAACAGGATGGCAACGAAAGTGATCTGCCAACTGCCATGATGACCTCCGTTCAGCAATGCACAAAAGAAATAAAGCCAACACCAGAACCTCATATACAAAATCTGCAGGTAGTTGGGAGCAATGGAGAGTTGCAGCAAAACTCTCAGCTGTTCCTGCGACAAAAAGAACAGGAGATTCCTCCTGAGAAAGGAAAAGACCAAGCAAAGCAGCTAACACATTATCCCAAAACAGGTTGGATAGAATTAATCTCCACTCATTTTCATCATAGAGACTCCCCACAGAAGCCCAGCGAGGCTTTGCTGAGGTCAATTCTTCAGTTCCAAGCAAATCCAATGAAACAGATGCATTCAAACCAATATACAGGGAATCCTGATACACTGAAAAGTCCTTCAGGACAGCTCCATAGCCAGAAGATAATACACCAGGAACAAATGCCTCAGCTGTGCAAAAGTGAGGCAGCACAGCGGCAACTCCATCCTGTAGCTGaccagcagctgcagttccagaagcactccccccagccacagctcacTAAGGTGAATTCTCTAGTGAAGGCCCATGGGCAGCAACACCATGAGCAGCAGCTTCATTTCCAAGCAAGGCAAGAACAAACTGAGCAGCATTTGGGGACCCAGTTAAAACAGCAGCCCTTGAATCCACAGACAACAGAGAATGAACAATTCTTGCAGTCAAACATTTTACAACAGATGCTGAAGAAACAGGCACAACTGCCACACAGTCCACAGTTAACCCTcaaccagcaacagcagcagcaagccctacAAATGAAAAGCAGCAAAGAACTCTCTCAGACCCTTTCCCATCCCCACAGCAATAGCGAACAGCAACTGGATGGGGCATCTTACACTCAGCTTAAACTAGAAGAATGTTTTCAAGCAGAGAATAGGTATATAAAAATAGCTGAGCTGCCTCCTAGCCCTCAGCTGGGACTAGAGCAGGAGCAAAGTGTAAACAGTAAAAGTTCGCTTTACACTCAGATTCTGAAAACCAATACTCATTTGCAGCGCCCTGGCCATGTGCACTTGATTACGGAGAAGAAAGAAAATCCCTTAAATGCTGAACTCTTGGGAGTAAACAAAATGCAGGACTTACAGTATACACCATATTATCCAAATAGCATGGCCCCTAAGCAAGATGGGCATCTTTGCTTTCAAGAACAAGTACATCAGACTCAACAGGCTTCCGTTACACAGCTACCACTCCAACAACCAGATGGATGTGGGGGTGATTTAAAACAAGGTGTGTCCAGCCAGCAACCTACAGTAATTCAACAAAGGTACTTACCACACAGCCAACATGCTCTCCCACAAAACCAGAGAGGGTGTCCTCCTCTATCTCAACtccacaaagaatttcaaaaccATGCTGCTCTCAAGTGGCATCTCTTACAAAAGCGAGAGCAGCAAACACCCCAGCAACCCAAATCTGAAATTTGTCCTGCTGTGATGCGCAAGCCTATAAAAGTTGAGGCTGGCTCAAAGTCTAATGTCTGCCTGCATCAAGCAACTGGACAGCTGGAAAACAAAACATGGAAAAAAACAATTAAACAAGAGAATCAGCACTTTGCTTGTGAGAACATGCAACAAAAGAGTATCATTGAAACAATGGAACAGCAGCTGAAACAGATTCAGGTCAAATCACTGTTTGATCACAAAGCTCTTACTATCAAATCACCTAAGCATGTGAAGGTTGAAACAGCAGGTCCTATCACTATCCTATCAAGAAATGCTACTGCTGCAGAATTTGACAGCCATACCTCAGCCATAGATCAACAAGCAATTTCTTCTACTGAAAAAACCCCCACTAAAAGAACAGCTGGATCTGTTCTCAATAATTTTTTAGAGTCGCCTTCTAAGTTATTGGATACTCCTGTAAAAAATTTATTGGACACTCCCGTCAAAACCCAGTATGATTTCCCATCATGCAGTTGTGTTG agcAAATTATTGAAAAAGACGAAGGTCCTTTCTATACCCATCTAGGAGCCGGTCCTAATGTGGCAGCTATTAGAGAAATCATGGAAGAAAG ATTTGGACAGAAAGGTAAAGCAATAAGGATTGAGAGGGTCGTCTATACTGGAAAAGAAGGCAAAAGTTCTCAGGGATGTCCTATTGCTAAATGG GTAGTTCGTAGAAGTAGTGACGAAGAAAAGCTGCTTTGCTTGGTGCGCGAACGAGCTGGCCATACCTGTGAAACCGCAGTGATAGTGATCCTTATCCTTGTATGGGAGGGGATTTCTCTAAGTCTGGCAGACAAGCTGTATTCTGAACTCACTGACACTTTAAGGAAGTACGGCACACTCACAAACCGACGGTGTGCCCTGAATGAAGA ACGGACATGTGCATGTCAAGGGCTGGACCCTGAGACTTGTGGTGCTTCTTTTTCCTTTGGTTGCTCCTGGAGCATGTACTACAATGGGTGCAAGTTTGCCAGAAGCAAAGTCCCAAGGAAGTTTAAGCTGCTGGGGGATGATCCAAAAGAG GAAGAAAAGCTAGAGTCCAATCTACAAAATCTATCAACTCTAATGGCACCTACCTACAAGAAACTTGCGCCAGATGCTTATAACAACCAG ATTGAGTATGAACACAGAGCTCCAGAATGCCGTCTTGGTCTAAAAGAAGGTCGTCCATTCTCAGGGGTCACTGCTTGCCTGGATTTTTGTGCTCATGCTCATAGAGACTTGCACAACATGCAGAATGGCAGTACACTG GTATGCACACTAACCAGAGAAGACAATCGTGAAATTGGCCAAATGCCAGAAGATGAACAGCTGCATGTACTCCCATTATACAAAATCTCTGATGTGGATGAGTTTGGAAGTATTGAAGGCCAGGAAGAGAAAAAGAGGAATGGCAGCATCCAAGTCCTCAGCTCCTTTAAGCGCAAAGTAAGGATGCTGGCAGAGCCTGTTAAGACATGCAGGCAAAAGAAGTTAGAAgccaagaaagcagcagcagaaaagctTTCCTCCTTGGAGAACAGCTCTAGCAAAACTGAAAAAGACAAGTCTGCAGTAGCACGCAACAAACAAGCCAGCTCGGAGGCTGTGGGTCATGCCAAACAGTTAGCAG ATCTTTTACGTCTTTCAGGACCAGCCACATTACAACATCAGCAACATCAACAGTATACTCTCGCTAACAGCCCTCAGTCAAAATCTATCAACTCTTACACTGGTTCAGGTCCTGGAAATCTTTATATGAGGCTGTCTAATTCAGCTAATGGTTATCCAAGCTCTTCATACAGTTCAGATCTCTATGGAGGGTCCAACCCCATGAATCTTTATACAACCTCATCGCAGTCTGCAGGGTCTTATTTGAATTCTTCCAATCCTATGAACCCTTACACAGGATCATTAAGTCAGAATAATCAATATCCACCTTACCAATGCAACGGAAACATGTCTATAGACAACTGCCCCTCTTACTTGGGTTCTTACCCTTCACAACCTCAACATTTGGACTTGTATAGGTATCAGAGCCAAGACTCTTTATCTAAATTAAGTCTGCCACCCATTCATACACTGTACCAGCATAGGCTTGGGAATAACCAGAGTTTTAGTCCCAAGTACTTGAATTATGGAAACCAAAATATGCAGGTAGACTCTTTCAGTAACTGCGCCAATAGACCAAATGTACACCATGCAGGGTCTTTCTCCCCTTACTCCACCCAGGAGGCTGACAGCCACTTCATGGATGTTGCCTCAAGATTAAAATCTAATTTTAGCAATCCCAGTGTGGACTATACTTCCATAAATAAAAACGGTGAACATCACCGACATACACCTTCACATCTAGTGCATGAATACCACTCAGCTTCAAGTATATTCAGTGGTCCTCATTCACTACAGCTCCAAAATAAGGATAGTGAAATGACTTCACACTTAGTAAATGGGTTGTCCAATATGCTTCCAGGCCTTAACTACGATAGGACTACTCCCCAGCATGGTTTAAATAAAATGGATAGCCTGAATCCAGAAAAGGCAGAAGATCCTGATGAGGTTTGGTCAGATAGTGAGCATAGTTTTCTGGATCCAGATATCGGAGGAGTGGCAGTTGCGCCATCTCACGGGTCAATTCTCATTGAATGTGCAAAACGTGAGCTCCATGCCACAACCCCCTTGAAAAATCCCAACAGGAACCATCCTACCAGGATATCACTTGTCTTCTATCAACACAAGAGTATGAATGAGCCAAAACATggtctggctctgtgggaggcaAAGATGGCTGAGAAGGCaagagaaaaagaggaggagtgTGAGAAATATGGTCCCGACTACGTGCCTCAAAAATCGTATGGCAAAAAATCAAAGCGTGAGCCTGCTGAATCACACGAATCCTCAGAGCCAACATATGTGCGTTTTGTCAAGTCTCTTGCACAAAGAACTATGTCAGTCACCACAAACTCCACAGTAACTACATCTCCATATGCCTTTACACGGGTTACAGGGCCTTACAACAGATATATATAG